In one window of Mauremys reevesii isolate NIE-2019 linkage group 22, ASM1616193v1, whole genome shotgun sequence DNA:
- the LOC120388096 gene encoding CLK4-associating serine/arginine rich protein isoform X1, translating to MWHEARKHERKLRGMMVDYKKRAERRREYYEKIKKDPAQFLQVHGRACKVHLDSAVALAAESPVNMMPWQGDTNNMIDRFDVRAHLDYIPMYTPPLLNPISPEQESDERKCNYERYRGLVQNDFAGISEEQCLYQIYIDELYGGLQKPNEDEKKKLAEKKASIGYTYEDSTVAELENSLEKRGDEEDSEEDSNTDEDEVIPDIDVEVDVDELNQEQVADLNKQATTYGMAEGDFVRMLRKDKEEAEAIKHAKALEEEKAMYSGRRSRRQRREFREKRLKGRKISPPSYARRDSPTYDPYKRSPSESSSESRSRSRSPSPGQEEKITFITSFGGSDEEAAAAQAGGVPGKAVSLGKPRSTQVHQGSAAAGHSASSRRHSSSSSSSSPSSSSSSSSRSSSRSHRAGGHHHRSSRYRRSHSRRYSRSRSRSRRYSGGGSRDGRRRSRSHSADRGRRYSSRRRSRSHSRSGERYRRSGRAGRHWSSSRSSRSHSDSRSRSRSASPAREKLLRPAASPAIGEKLKKADTAGGKETGAAKPKLTPQEKLKLRMQKALNRQFKADKKAAQEKMMQQEHERQEREDELRAMARKIRMKERERREKEREEWERQYSRQSRSPSPRYSREYGSSRRRSRSRSRSPHYRH from the exons ATGTGGCACGAAGCCCGGAAACATGAGCGCAAGCTCCGTGGGATGATGGTCGATTATAAGAAACGAGCTGAGCGTCGGAGGGAATACTATGAAAAAATA AAAAAGGACCCAGCTCAGTTCCTCCAAGTGCATGGCCGGGCGTGTAAGGTCCACTTGGATTCTGCCGTTGCTCTTGCAGCTGAAAGTCCTGTCAACAT GATGCCCTGGCAAGGGGATACGAACAACATGATTGACCGGTTTGACGTGCGAGCTCACCTGGACTACATTCCCATGTACACCCCACCACTGCTCAACCCAAT CTCTCCTGAGCAGGAGTCGGACGAGAGGAAGTGTAACTACGAGCGCTACAGGGGTCTGGTGCAGAACGACTTCGCTGGCA tCTCGGAGGAGCAGTGTCTCTATCAGATCTATATTGATGAGCTCTATGGGGGACTCCAGAAGCCCAATGAGGATGAGAAAAAGAA GCTCGCGGAGAAGAAGGCCTCGATTGGCTACACATATGAGGACAGCACCGTGGCTGAGCTCGAGAACTCCTTGGAGAAGCGGGGAGACGAGGAGGACTCTGAGGAGGACAGCAACACGGATGAGGACGAAGTCATTCCGGATATCG ATGTGGAAGTTGATGTGGATGAGTTAAATCAGGAGCAGGTGGCTGACCTGAATAAACAGGCGACCACGTACGGGATGGCTGAGGGGGACTTCGTCAG GATGCTGCGGAAGGACAAAGAGGAGGCAGAAGCCATTAAACACGCCAAAGCCCTCGAGGAGGAGAAAGCCATGTACTCG GGCCGTCGCTCTCGCAGACAGAGGAGGGAGTTTAGAGAGAAGCgcttaaaaggaagaaaaatcagCCCTCCCAG CTATGCGAGGAGAGACAGCCCCACATACGATCCCTACAAACG ATCACCTTCAGAATCCAGCTCCGAATCCCGCTCGCGCTCTCGCTCGCCTTCCCCGGGCCAAGAAGAGAAGATCACGTTCATCACCAGCTTCGGGGGCAGTGACGAGGAAGCAGCTGCTGCTCAAGCCGGAGGAGTCCCTGGGAAAGCCGTCTCCCTTGGCAAGCCGCGCTCCACCCAAGTGCATCagggcagcgctgcagcaggtCATAGCGCCTCCTCCCG gagacactcctcctcctcctcttcctcatcccccTCCTCCTCGTCCTCTTCGAGCTCCCGCTCCAGCTCCCGCTCCCACCGAGCCGGTGGGCACCACCACCGGTCCAGCCGGTACCGCCGCTCCCACAGCCGACGGTATTCCCGCTCCCGCAGCAGGAGCCGGCGCTACTCCGGAGGGGGCTCACGGGATGGCCGCCGGCGCTCCAGATCACACTCGGCCGATCGGGGCCGCCGGTACAGCTCCCGTCGCAGGTCCAG GAGCCATTCCCGGTCCGGGGAGCGCTATCGCCGGAGCGGCCGAGCGGGGAGACACTGGAGTAGCAGTCGGAGCAGCAGGAGTCACAGCGATTCACGAAGCCGCAGCAGATCAGCTTCTCCAGcaagagagaaactgctgaggcCTGCAGCTTCCCCAGCCATCGGGGAGAAACTGAAAAA GGCTGACACTGCTGGTGGTAAAGAGACAGGAGCTGCCAAA CCAAAGCTGACTCCGCAGGAGAAGCTGAAGTTGCGAATGCAGAAGGCTCTCAACAGGCAGT ttAAAGCTGACAAAAAGGCAGCACAAGAGAAGATGATGCAACAGGAACATGAAAGGCAG GAGCGAGAAGACGAGCTACGAGCCATGGCCCGGAAGATCCGAATGAA
- the LOC120388096 gene encoding CLK4-associating serine/arginine rich protein isoform X3 yields the protein MWHEARKHERKLRGMMVDYKKRAERRREYYEKIKKDPAQFLQVHGRACKVHLDSAVALAAESPVNMMPWQGDTNNMIDRFDVRAHLDYIPMYTPPLLNPISPEQESDERKCNYERYRGLVQNDFAGISEEQCLYQIYIDELYGGLQKPNEDEKKKLAEKKASIGYTYEDSTVAELENSLEKRGDEEDSEEDSNTDEDEVIPDIDVEVDVDELNQEQVADLNKQATTYGMAEGDFVRMLRKDKEEAEAIKHAKALEEEKAMYSGRRSRRQRREFREKRLKGRKISPPSYARRDSPTYDPYKRSPSESSSESRSRSRSPSPGQEEKITFITSFGGSDEEAAAAQAGGVPGKAVSLGKPRSTQVHQGSAAAGHSASSRRHSSSSSSSSPSSSSSSSSRSSSRSHRAGGHHHRSSRYRRSHSRRYSRSRSRSRRYSGGGSRDGRRRSRSHSADRGRRYSSRRRSRSHSRSGERYRRSGRAGRHWSSSRSSRSHSDSRSRSRSASPAREKLLRPAASPAIGEKLKKADTAGGKETGAAKVTKADSAGEAEVANAEGSQQAV from the exons ATGTGGCACGAAGCCCGGAAACATGAGCGCAAGCTCCGTGGGATGATGGTCGATTATAAGAAACGAGCTGAGCGTCGGAGGGAATACTATGAAAAAATA AAAAAGGACCCAGCTCAGTTCCTCCAAGTGCATGGCCGGGCGTGTAAGGTCCACTTGGATTCTGCCGTTGCTCTTGCAGCTGAAAGTCCTGTCAACAT GATGCCCTGGCAAGGGGATACGAACAACATGATTGACCGGTTTGACGTGCGAGCTCACCTGGACTACATTCCCATGTACACCCCACCACTGCTCAACCCAAT CTCTCCTGAGCAGGAGTCGGACGAGAGGAAGTGTAACTACGAGCGCTACAGGGGTCTGGTGCAGAACGACTTCGCTGGCA tCTCGGAGGAGCAGTGTCTCTATCAGATCTATATTGATGAGCTCTATGGGGGACTCCAGAAGCCCAATGAGGATGAGAAAAAGAA GCTCGCGGAGAAGAAGGCCTCGATTGGCTACACATATGAGGACAGCACCGTGGCTGAGCTCGAGAACTCCTTGGAGAAGCGGGGAGACGAGGAGGACTCTGAGGAGGACAGCAACACGGATGAGGACGAAGTCATTCCGGATATCG ATGTGGAAGTTGATGTGGATGAGTTAAATCAGGAGCAGGTGGCTGACCTGAATAAACAGGCGACCACGTACGGGATGGCTGAGGGGGACTTCGTCAG GATGCTGCGGAAGGACAAAGAGGAGGCAGAAGCCATTAAACACGCCAAAGCCCTCGAGGAGGAGAAAGCCATGTACTCG GGCCGTCGCTCTCGCAGACAGAGGAGGGAGTTTAGAGAGAAGCgcttaaaaggaagaaaaatcagCCCTCCCAG CTATGCGAGGAGAGACAGCCCCACATACGATCCCTACAAACG ATCACCTTCAGAATCCAGCTCCGAATCCCGCTCGCGCTCTCGCTCGCCTTCCCCGGGCCAAGAAGAGAAGATCACGTTCATCACCAGCTTCGGGGGCAGTGACGAGGAAGCAGCTGCTGCTCAAGCCGGAGGAGTCCCTGGGAAAGCCGTCTCCCTTGGCAAGCCGCGCTCCACCCAAGTGCATCagggcagcgctgcagcaggtCATAGCGCCTCCTCCCG gagacactcctcctcctcctcttcctcatcccccTCCTCCTCGTCCTCTTCGAGCTCCCGCTCCAGCTCCCGCTCCCACCGAGCCGGTGGGCACCACCACCGGTCCAGCCGGTACCGCCGCTCCCACAGCCGACGGTATTCCCGCTCCCGCAGCAGGAGCCGGCGCTACTCCGGAGGGGGCTCACGGGATGGCCGCCGGCGCTCCAGATCACACTCGGCCGATCGGGGCCGCCGGTACAGCTCCCGTCGCAGGTCCAG GAGCCATTCCCGGTCCGGGGAGCGCTATCGCCGGAGCGGCCGAGCGGGGAGACACTGGAGTAGCAGTCGGAGCAGCAGGAGTCACAGCGATTCACGAAGCCGCAGCAGATCAGCTTCTCCAGcaagagagaaactgctgaggcCTGCAGCTTCCCCAGCCATCGGGGAGAAACTGAAAAA GGCTGACACTGCTGGTGGTAAAGAGACAGGAGCTGCCAAAGTCA CCAAAGCTGACTCCGCAGGAGAAGCTGAAGTTGCGAATGCAGAAGGCTCTCAACAGGCAGTGTAA
- the LOC120388096 gene encoding CLK4-associating serine/arginine rich protein isoform X2 — MPWQGDTNNMIDRFDVRAHLDYIPMYTPPLLNPISPEQESDERKCNYERYRGLVQNDFAGISEEQCLYQIYIDELYGGLQKPNEDEKKKLAEKKASIGYTYEDSTVAELENSLEKRGDEEDSEEDSNTDEDEVIPDIDVEVDVDELNQEQVADLNKQATTYGMAEGDFVRMLRKDKEEAEAIKHAKALEEEKAMYSGRRSRRQRREFREKRLKGRKISPPSYARRDSPTYDPYKRSPSESSSESRSRSRSPSPGQEEKITFITSFGGSDEEAAAAQAGGVPGKAVSLGKPRSTQVHQGSAAAGHSASSRRHSSSSSSSSPSSSSSSSSRSSSRSHRAGGHHHRSSRYRRSHSRRYSRSRSRSRRYSGGGSRDGRRRSRSHSADRGRRYSSRRRSRSHSRSGERYRRSGRAGRHWSSSRSSRSHSDSRSRSRSASPAREKLLRPAASPAIGEKLKKADTAGGKETGAAKPKLTPQEKLKLRMQKALNRQFKADKKAAQEKMMQQEHERQEREDELRAMARKIRMKERERREKEREEWERQYSRQSRSPSPRYSREYGSSRRRSRSRSRSPHYRH; from the exons ATGCCCTGGCAAGGGGATACGAACAACATGATTGACCGGTTTGACGTGCGAGCTCACCTGGACTACATTCCCATGTACACCCCACCACTGCTCAACCCAAT CTCTCCTGAGCAGGAGTCGGACGAGAGGAAGTGTAACTACGAGCGCTACAGGGGTCTGGTGCAGAACGACTTCGCTGGCA tCTCGGAGGAGCAGTGTCTCTATCAGATCTATATTGATGAGCTCTATGGGGGACTCCAGAAGCCCAATGAGGATGAGAAAAAGAA GCTCGCGGAGAAGAAGGCCTCGATTGGCTACACATATGAGGACAGCACCGTGGCTGAGCTCGAGAACTCCTTGGAGAAGCGGGGAGACGAGGAGGACTCTGAGGAGGACAGCAACACGGATGAGGACGAAGTCATTCCGGATATCG ATGTGGAAGTTGATGTGGATGAGTTAAATCAGGAGCAGGTGGCTGACCTGAATAAACAGGCGACCACGTACGGGATGGCTGAGGGGGACTTCGTCAG GATGCTGCGGAAGGACAAAGAGGAGGCAGAAGCCATTAAACACGCCAAAGCCCTCGAGGAGGAGAAAGCCATGTACTCG GGCCGTCGCTCTCGCAGACAGAGGAGGGAGTTTAGAGAGAAGCgcttaaaaggaagaaaaatcagCCCTCCCAG CTATGCGAGGAGAGACAGCCCCACATACGATCCCTACAAACG ATCACCTTCAGAATCCAGCTCCGAATCCCGCTCGCGCTCTCGCTCGCCTTCCCCGGGCCAAGAAGAGAAGATCACGTTCATCACCAGCTTCGGGGGCAGTGACGAGGAAGCAGCTGCTGCTCAAGCCGGAGGAGTCCCTGGGAAAGCCGTCTCCCTTGGCAAGCCGCGCTCCACCCAAGTGCATCagggcagcgctgcagcaggtCATAGCGCCTCCTCCCG gagacactcctcctcctcctcttcctcatcccccTCCTCCTCGTCCTCTTCGAGCTCCCGCTCCAGCTCCCGCTCCCACCGAGCCGGTGGGCACCACCACCGGTCCAGCCGGTACCGCCGCTCCCACAGCCGACGGTATTCCCGCTCCCGCAGCAGGAGCCGGCGCTACTCCGGAGGGGGCTCACGGGATGGCCGCCGGCGCTCCAGATCACACTCGGCCGATCGGGGCCGCCGGTACAGCTCCCGTCGCAGGTCCAG GAGCCATTCCCGGTCCGGGGAGCGCTATCGCCGGAGCGGCCGAGCGGGGAGACACTGGAGTAGCAGTCGGAGCAGCAGGAGTCACAGCGATTCACGAAGCCGCAGCAGATCAGCTTCTCCAGcaagagagaaactgctgaggcCTGCAGCTTCCCCAGCCATCGGGGAGAAACTGAAAAA GGCTGACACTGCTGGTGGTAAAGAGACAGGAGCTGCCAAA CCAAAGCTGACTCCGCAGGAGAAGCTGAAGTTGCGAATGCAGAAGGCTCTCAACAGGCAGT ttAAAGCTGACAAAAAGGCAGCACAAGAGAAGATGATGCAACAGGAACATGAAAGGCAG GAGCGAGAAGACGAGCTACGAGCCATGGCCCGGAAGATCCGAATGAA